From Palaemon carinicauda isolate YSFRI2023 chromosome 41, ASM3689809v2, whole genome shotgun sequence:
GATTCATGATGTGTTtcaagcctattggtgacagtatatttttaTCACAGAGGAGAAATCcagaaaatctaacaattcagcatattgacagagcaacattccaTTTATTTaccgagggttaagcagtaccCCTCGTGCGATCATAAGAGCAAGTGGGTACTCGTCAGAGTAACGGGCTGTGTAAAGTGCGTTCAcaaaacattttgtaataaagtgaaaaactcatgttccgatgtctcattattcgttgacatggggagatatatatatatatatatatatatatatatatatatatatatatatatatatatatatatatatatatatataatatatatatatatatatatatatatatattatatatataaaatgtttactaaATTATTTGACTATCGCTTGTTCTCGCCAACATTAGTAGAATTTCTCTTCATTAACAATAAATCTAATCCTTGGGCTAAATTGCCTCGTTGGTAATGATAATCTCATTAACATtttgaaactttctttattttacaACTGTATCGAATAACTAAGAAAATAGGGCGTCAAAAAGATTATTTTGGCATTATAAGTATTTTCTAGTTTAAAAAGATAGTGTATAAATACTTATTTATCGTACTTTTCCTCATTTTtagtatttcttcttcttcttcttcatataacTATAATTGTTATAACACATGTTGTTATTATgtctattatcattttttttattgtgctGTGCCTTCTCCGTATTGCCACTACTTGTCTGATTACCAACGACAAGATTGAAAAAGTATGTTTTGTGGTTTATATGAATCATTATTTCTTTCAGTTCTATAACCGGAATATAAAAAAGCTATAGCCATTTAGTCGTCGGTGCATAATATTACAACAAAAAAAGCAGCAACTTGCAAACCCTCATAGAATTCCAAAGTAAGAAAATAACTGAACTCATTAGGTAAGAGTCATGAAAAACAACAGTTGCAtgtgcacattaaaaaaaaaaataacaataatatattcatGAGTTCCATGGGATAATACCATAAGTGTAAAAGATGCAAGAATGAACATTCAAACAACAAttaagagaataaaaataaaatatataaaaataaagaagcTCACGTATTCATTACAATGTTATATTTTTAAGTATACAATATAAACGTTTCTGGAATACAGTGTAATAATGCAAATCTGATTAGCAAGCCGACAACGCTTATCAAAATTTCTCATGCAAGATTATTTATTGATAATGCTACTATTGTATAAGCTGACTATCAGTACGCTTCCACGCATCTTCTACTACATACAGCGCACTAATGGCTATATACTTTTCTCTTGTCGTTCCGGTTTTAATTCTAGTGGATGGAATTGACGGTCAAACGAAGACATGTCCAGCACCTGAAGATATTTTCCCCTGCACTTGTAAAGAATTTCATTACCCGCCGACTGAACTGACTTGTAGTGACGTAACGAGCAACGAGCAGCTGGCAAGTATTTTCAACAGGGAATTTAGAGCTTCTGATTTTGGTAGGCTCAAAATTGAAAACAACAAGTACCTGACGACCATTAGACCAGGAGACTTGGGAAAGGCTTCTTTCCAAGAAATACGAATAACGTCCGGGATTTTAGAGCGAGTGGAGCCCTTAGCATTTGCTGGAAGCTATGTAACAGCTacgaaaattacggttttttcaaaCCACATTGTATCCTTTCCTTTTGAGGAGTTGCGAAATTTCACTAAACTGGAAAGTCTAGGTCTCGACTTCAATCGATTAACATCATTCCCTGTGCTGCAGTCCAGTTCTCTTCAGTTCATAAGTTTTCAAAGCAATAATATAGAAGGCCCTCTGCCGGCGGATGCTTTTCAAAAACTACCAAACATAACTGAAATTGGTGTGCGAGGTTTAAACCTTCAAACTTTATTGCCTGGTAAGTATTTGCTTataactaaatgtttttttttttttttttttttgtcaaaactgTGGTCATTATATTTATTGTTGGACAACATAGCTTATTTGTTACTATGTTTGCAAGTAATTATACTTAATGGTAACTGAACGTGCCAAAGACTCGAACTTCTGAGGattaaaaaatgtattttgtttttcttaagtAAATATTAAGGgacatttcatataatatatatatatatatatatatatatatatatatatatatatatatatatatatatatatatatatatatatatatatatatatatatatatatatatcacaaatttttagtaatttgtatttttcctaacaatacttaccgagaaacacttccttaggagttactggaacctcctctcaaacgaccagagttttgtgtagtttaccctacttccatttTCTAGCGGTAGGTCTTGCGGGGGAAAACGTGCCCCGAGGGCAATGCCCAAGGTAGGTCACGCGTTAGCCAGTTTGGGTCTTCAGTAAGTTTTAAGTAAGGAACAATACTCAAGAACAGTGAGGCAACTGGGGgacggtagggggggggggggccatgacccgaaagtgtttctcggtaagtattgttaggaaaaatacaaattactaaaaatttgtgatttgttccgacacagagaatTACCTCGAAAcgctttcttaggagacttacactttaggagatgGGAGTGCCTCCCAGACATAGACCCGATGGTAATTAAAATAAACTACACAAAGGACTCATTAAGTGCGTAACTAACACTCACCCTTCAAAATATTCCTTGTTGTGTTTGATGAATATTGACGACTCTTGAGACTTGTCTATTTTGTAAAAGACCCGAggacgactgatagtacgagaaaaaAGGGGGAAGAAGGAGAAATCAAAAGATAACCATACTTGTGTCTAGAGCATTTGTGATTAGCGATTGAACCTGGGGCTTAAGCCGTCAAACCGGATGAAGCGCCGAGAAGACTGGCCCAATCGAAAACCCATCTAGGGACTTCCTCgtacaatctttgagatagtgagcggtgaatgtcgaCTGATTCGAACAAGTTCCTGCTCGAAGCACCTGAGCCaccgacatgttcttttcaaacGCTAGAGAAGTGCTTAGGCCTCTAACGTCATGAGCCCTCGGCTGTACTGGTACTGTACGCCCCTCACCTGAATAAGCTTGAATAATCACTTGTCTGAGCCAGAACGAAACGGTTTTCTTGGAGATGTTCTTTTTAGTTTTACCGCAGGATACGAAGAGGTTCTTAATAGTCGGACGGAGCTTTGTCGTTCTTTCAAGATACTTCCTAATCACCCTATTACAGGGCACAATTTCAAGTCTTCCTGATTACCTGAGTTCGGAATTGCTGGGACCGTAAAACTTTCAAACCTAGGATCCCAAACGgaaggattctgggtcttggcAACGAAGGAGGGAACAAACTTAAAGGTGATATCCTTTCACCCTCTAGAGTGCTCTACTTCATACGACAATccatgtagctcgcccaccctcttagctgaggccaACCCTAATAGGGAGACTGCTTTGAACGTGAGATTCTTGTCCACTATATCTTTTAAGGGTTCGAAGGGTGGTTTACGGAGCA
This genomic window contains:
- the LOC137632591 gene encoding oplophorus-luciferin 2-monooxygenase non-catalytic subunit-like — encoded protein: MAIYFSLVVPVLILVDGIDGQTKTCPAPEDIFPCTCKEFHYPPTELTCSDVTSNEQLASIFNREFRASDFGRLKIENNKYLTTIRPGDLGKASFQEIRITSGILERVEPLAFAGSYVTATKITVFSNHIVSFPFEELRNFTKLESLGLDFNRLTSFPVLQSSSLQFISFQSNNIEGPLPADAFQKLPNITEIGVRGLNLQTLLPGTFVGLPQLRYVDVAATNLKTLSSGTFELPDPEALGSVVYIEYNEIETIEVDTFVGVIDNIRARSNKLHLLEEKVWRPYVEAGGILNIEYNPFECGCDMAWLVLDSTFMSQVAEKTACQDGTLFIDLDPAPFKEC